A genomic region of Thermodesulfobium narugense DSM 14796 contains the following coding sequences:
- the rny gene encoding ribonuclease Y, whose protein sequence is MEHGLLTIILLILIIIGVTVIFYLYKKTKELRLEAEKLSKEAKEVLQNNIKEAENKKREILLEAKDEAIRLKSEAEREIKERRIEINRLEQRLLRKEENLERKLENLEKKEEQINQKKLQIDELKAKLESLIQEKMIEIERISGLTSEEARNILLAEVEKELDVEIANKVREAQMKIKEESEKKSREILSLAIQRCAVDHTMESTVSVITLPNDDMKGRIIGREGRNIRSFEAETGVELIIDDTPEAVTISSFDPIRREIARRSLEKLILDGRIHPGRIEETVEKSRKELEQEIKEYGEAVCLEMGIANFHPEIVRLIGRLKFRTSYGQNIYQHSIEVAHLAGIMASELGLDAALAKRGGLLHDIGKAVDFEMEGSHALIGADLAKRYKESPVVVNMIAAHHGEVEPMSLEAILVQAADAVSASRPGARRESLETYIKRLENLEKIALSFEGIDKCFAIQAGREIRVIVKPDQIDDIMTQKLARDIAKRIEESLDYPGEIKVCVVREIRSVEYAK, encoded by the coding sequence ATGGAACATGGTCTTTTAACGATTATTTTACTGATACTTATAATAATTGGCGTTACTGTTATATTTTATTTATATAAGAAGACTAAGGAATTAAGGTTAGAAGCAGAAAAGCTTAGCAAGGAAGCTAAAGAAGTTCTTCAAAATAACATTAAGGAAGCTGAAAACAAAAAGAGGGAAATACTCCTTGAGGCGAAAGACGAGGCTATAAGGTTAAAGTCTGAGGCGGAAAGAGAGATAAAGGAAAGAAGAATTGAAATAAATAGGCTTGAACAAAGGCTTTTGCGAAAAGAGGAAAATCTTGAGAGAAAGCTTGAAAACCTTGAAAAGAAAGAGGAGCAAATAAATCAAAAAAAACTTCAGATAGATGAACTGAAGGCAAAGCTTGAGAGCCTCATACAAGAAAAGATGATTGAAATTGAAAGAATATCAGGACTTACTTCTGAAGAAGCACGAAATATTTTACTTGCTGAAGTAGAAAAGGAGCTTGATGTAGAGATAGCAAACAAGGTTAGGGAAGCCCAGATGAAAATCAAAGAGGAATCTGAAAAAAAGTCAAGAGAGATACTATCTCTTGCTATTCAGAGATGTGCTGTTGATCACACTATGGAGTCGACTGTATCTGTGATAACGCTGCCAAACGACGATATGAAAGGCAGAATTATAGGAAGAGAGGGCAGAAACATACGCTCTTTTGAGGCTGAAACAGGGGTAGAACTGATAATTGACGATACGCCTGAAGCAGTTACAATTTCTAGCTTCGATCCTATCAGGAGGGAGATTGCAAGAAGATCTCTAGAGAAACTAATATTAGACGGTAGAATACATCCTGGCAGAATTGAGGAGACTGTTGAAAAGTCAAGAAAAGAACTGGAACAGGAGATAAAAGAATACGGTGAGGCTGTTTGTCTTGAGATGGGCATAGCGAACTTTCATCCTGAAATAGTAAGGCTTATAGGAAGACTGAAGTTTAGAACCAGTTATGGTCAAAACATATATCAGCACTCTATAGAAGTCGCTCATCTTGCTGGGATAATGGCATCTGAGCTTGGACTTGATGCAGCTTTAGCAAAAAGAGGTGGGTTGCTTCACGATATTGGTAAGGCAGTAGATTTTGAAATGGAAGGATCTCATGCCCTTATTGGCGCAGACCTTGCAAAAAGATATAAAGAAAGTCCTGTAGTAGTAAATATGATTGCAGCACATCACGGTGAAGTGGAACCAATGAGCCTTGAGGCTATTCTTGTTCAGGCTGCCGATGCTGTTTCAGCTTCAAGACCAGGTGCGAGAAGAGAGTCTCTTGAGACCTATATTAAAAGATTAGAGAATCTTGAAAAGATTGCACTCTCATTTGAAGGAATAGATAAGTGTTTTGCTATACAAGCCGGTAGAGAGATAAGAGTTATAGTAAAACCAGATCAAATTGATGATATTATGACTCAAAAGCTTGCAAGGGATATAGCAAAACGGATAGAAGAGTCATTAGATTATCCTGGAGAAATTAAGGTTTGTGTGGTAAGAGAAATCAGATCGGTTGAATATGCTAAATGA
- a CDS encoding TIGR00282 family metallophosphoesterase produces MKIFFIGDIVGRAGRQILKDAFKYLDLRSTYDFIIANAENAAGGFGITNKVLDELLQLDIDCLTMGNHTFDKKEGEQVLLHNKVIRPANLPPNVVGSGYGIFNSRAGKVAVVNLLGRIFMQPVDCPFRTFDLLYSEIKKETNIIVVDFHAEATSEKVALGHYLDGRASAVIGTHTHVPTADLKILPNKTAYLTDVGMTGSTAGVIGFKKDPIIQKFLTYIPKKFEVEVENPQLQAVSIDIDESGRARSIERVFYPEEAAFEGELLDND; encoded by the coding sequence ATGAAGATATTCTTTATTGGTGATATTGTAGGTAGGGCTGGAAGGCAGATACTCAAAGATGCTTTTAAATACCTTGATCTTAGATCGACGTATGACTTTATAATTGCAAATGCAGAGAATGCCGCTGGTGGTTTTGGTATTACGAATAAGGTATTGGATGAATTGCTTCAGTTAGATATTGACTGTCTTACAATGGGTAACCATACATTTGACAAAAAAGAAGGCGAGCAGGTTTTATTGCACAACAAAGTGATAAGACCTGCCAATTTGCCACCAAACGTAGTGGGTTCTGGTTACGGCATTTTTAATTCGAGGGCAGGAAAGGTGGCTGTGGTGAACCTTCTTGGAAGAATATTTATGCAGCCGGTTGACTGTCCTTTTAGAACTTTTGATCTCTTGTATTCAGAGATTAAGAAAGAAACGAACATCATTGTTGTTGATTTTCATGCTGAAGCTACCTCTGAAAAGGTTGCTTTAGGACATTATTTAGATGGAAGGGCTAGCGCTGTTATTGGGACACATACCCACGTGCCTACAGCAGATCTAAAGATCCTTCCAAACAAAACTGCTTACCTTACAGATGTTGGCATGACGGGTTCAACTGCTGGGGTAATAGGCTTTAAGAAAGACCCTATAATACAAAAATTTTTAACTTATATACCAAAAAAGTTTGAGGTTGAGGTTGAAAATCCTCAACTTCAAGCCGTTTCTATTGATATAGACGAAAGTGGTAGAGCAAGGTCTATTGAAAGAGTCTTTTACCCAGAAGAAGCCGCTTTTGAGGGAGAACTTCTTGATAATGATTAG
- the tgt gene encoding tRNA guanosine(34) transglycosylase Tgt, whose protein sequence is MIRENFVQENMEKFSSQSKNCSSFFQLISNKGIRQGQFNIRGKVAKTPLFMPVATRGTVRGVSPSQLKEIGFEMILANTYHLHERPGEEVISKLGGLHRFMNWDGLILTDSGGYQVFSLSNYRKVTDEGVVFRSVLDGKEIFLTPEKVLEIQKKLNSDIAIFLDECPEYPCSAKREEESLIRTLKFAQSSIKVEKNPGQLFFGVVQGGMNFKLRQECVHALLSLGVDGLAIGGLSVGEEPSLTKEVLLATLEVIPPDKPRYLMGVGSDILEYIKMGVDMFDSVFPTRIARHGSAILYNKGRINISNKRFKEDESPLDEDCDCYTCRNFSRAYLRHLFVCGELLGKTLLSIHNLTVLYKTVRALNS, encoded by the coding sequence ATGATTAGAGAAAATTTTGTTCAAGAAAATATGGAAAAATTTAGTTCTCAAAGTAAGAATTGTAGTTCTTTTTTTCAACTTATTTCTAATAAAGGTATAAGGCAAGGCCAATTCAACATAAGAGGAAAGGTCGCTAAAACTCCTTTATTTATGCCAGTTGCTACAAGGGGAACGGTAAGAGGAGTTAGCCCCTCTCAGCTTAAAGAGATTGGTTTTGAAATGATACTTGCTAATACATATCACCTTCACGAAAGGCCTGGTGAAGAGGTTATAAGTAAACTAGGGGGGCTTCACAGATTTATGAATTGGGACGGCCTAATACTTACAGATTCTGGTGGTTATCAGGTTTTTAGCCTTTCAAATTATAGAAAGGTTACTGATGAGGGTGTAGTATTTAGATCGGTTTTGGATGGCAAAGAGATCTTTCTTACTCCCGAAAAGGTCTTAGAAATCCAAAAAAAGCTAAATTCTGATATTGCAATATTTTTAGACGAATGTCCAGAATATCCTTGCAGTGCAAAAAGAGAAGAAGAATCTCTAATAAGGACACTAAAGTTTGCCCAGAGTTCTATTAAAGTAGAGAAAAATCCCGGGCAGCTCTTTTTTGGTGTAGTACAGGGTGGTATGAACTTTAAACTAAGGCAAGAATGTGTCCATGCTTTGTTATCCCTTGGTGTAGACGGCCTTGCTATTGGAGGTCTTTCAGTTGGCGAAGAACCATCTCTAACCAAGGAGGTCCTTCTTGCTACGCTTGAAGTGATTCCCCCGGATAAGCCAAGATATTTAATGGGCGTTGGATCGGACATATTAGAATATATAAAAATGGGCGTTGACATGTTTGATTCAGTTTTTCCTACCAGAATTGCAAGGCATGGCAGCGCTATTTTGTATAATAAAGGGAGGATAAACATATCTAATAAGAGATTTAAAGAGGACGAATCACCTTTAGATGAGGATTGTGATTGTTATACCTGTAGGAATTTCTCAAGAGCATATCTAAGGCATTTATTTGTATGTGGGGAATTACTTGGCAAAACTTTGCTTAGTATTCATAATTTGACTGTCTTATACAAGACTGTGAGGGCCTTGAATTCCTGA
- the secD gene encoding protein translocase subunit SecD, translating into MKFKGLRWGIIFIVLAVAIAINYLMPLKEGLDLQGGMEVVLEAQNTKNITVNKEVMQGVKAVIENRVNGLGVSEPLIQLKGNNSVLVQLPGIKDYQNALNVIGKTAFLEFKEPIYDTATGQITGWKTVLTGADLQDAKVGYDSNNRPVVDITFNSEGAKKFAEVTANNIDKPLAIFLDNKEISAPIVKEAITGGKAQISGNFTLQSAKELAIQIKAGALPVPVKLVEQRVVGPTIGKDAVDSGWKAGFIGLLLVAIFMVLYYRLPGLIADLALVLYGVIVLAIFKFIPVTLTLPGIAGFILSIGMAVDANILIFERLKEELRKGIPLISAMDLGFKRALPAIIDSNASTLITTAVLFTWGSSIIKGFAVTLAIGVIVSFFTAVIISRALMDLVVHIEFFKKLGFYGARVGINASITDEVPDEPGVFSSEVSKSKAKMSSSLVQEVKEDEGERGSAEVFSSGEKEKKQEKVLTSRKDRRAKRRRK; encoded by the coding sequence TTGAAATTTAAAGGATTGAGGTGGGGCATCATATTTATAGTGCTTGCGGTTGCAATTGCTATAAATTATCTAATGCCTCTCAAGGAAGGCCTAGATTTGCAGGGCGGAATGGAAGTGGTCCTTGAGGCTCAGAATACAAAAAACATCACTGTAAACAAAGAAGTGATGCAAGGAGTCAAGGCGGTTATTGAAAATAGGGTGAACGGACTTGGTGTCTCAGAACCTCTTATACAGCTAAAAGGAAACAACTCTGTTCTAGTTCAGTTGCCTGGTATCAAGGATTATCAAAATGCTTTGAACGTTATAGGAAAGACTGCTTTTCTTGAGTTTAAGGAACCAATTTATGATACGGCAACAGGTCAAATTACAGGGTGGAAGACGGTCTTGACAGGAGCTGATCTGCAAGATGCAAAAGTTGGGTATGACTCAAATAATAGACCTGTGGTAGATATAACGTTTAATTCTGAAGGCGCAAAAAAGTTTGCTGAAGTTACAGCAAACAATATTGATAAACCTCTAGCAATCTTTCTTGACAATAAGGAAATATCCGCTCCAATAGTAAAAGAAGCTATAACAGGTGGAAAGGCTCAGATATCGGGCAACTTCACCCTTCAAAGTGCAAAGGAACTTGCGATTCAAATAAAGGCTGGTGCCTTGCCTGTTCCTGTGAAGCTGGTTGAACAAAGGGTGGTAGGCCCTACTATCGGGAAAGACGCAGTTGATTCTGGCTGGAAGGCTGGCTTTATAGGGCTTTTACTTGTTGCCATATTTATGGTTTTGTACTATAGACTGCCTGGTTTAATTGCCGATCTTGCACTAGTTTTGTATGGGGTTATTGTGCTTGCTATATTCAAGTTTATACCGGTTACCTTGACCTTACCCGGTATTGCAGGTTTTATATTGTCTATTGGTATGGCAGTAGATGCAAATATATTGATATTTGAGAGACTAAAGGAAGAGCTCAGAAAGGGCATTCCCTTGATCTCGGCAATGGATTTAGGCTTTAAAAGGGCCTTGCCTGCCATTATTGATTCCAATGCCAGCACGCTCATTACTACAGCAGTTTTGTTTACGTGGGGATCTAGTATAATAAAGGGTTTTGCTGTTACTCTTGCTATTGGTGTAATTGTAAGCTTCTTTACTGCTGTTATAATATCTAGGGCTTTGATGGATCTTGTGGTTCACATTGAGTTTTTCAAAAAGTTAGGCTTTTACGGTGCAAGAGTTGGTATTAACGCTTCAATTACTGATGAAGTTCCTGATGAACCTGGCGTATTCTCTTCTGAAGTTTCAAAGTCAAAAGCGAAAATGTCTAGTTCTTTAGTACAAGAAGTTAAAGAGGATGAAGGAGAAAGGGGCTCTGCTGAAGTTTTTTCTTCTGGAGAAAAGGAGAAAAAACAGGAAAAAGTTTTGACCTCCAGGAAGGACAGAAGAGCTAAAAGGAGGAGGAAATAA
- the secF gene encoding protein translocase subunit SecF, with protein sequence MNIIGLRKWFYGLSLLIILPGVVSLILFGLKPSIDFTGGTMIQMRPENPVSISILRSVLESNNLKDTMIQQSGNSFIIRTKPLSIEEQKALVSSLESKLGKISFDKIDMIGPTVSAELVRQAIILVFVAAFLIIVYLSFRYKPVFAICGVIALLHDVLVITGLFSIFGVLFHAEVDSLFVTAVLSTIGYSMHDSIIIFDRIRENMKFIKKHSFEEIANFSTLQTISRSINTSFTVVLVLLSLLIFGSPVIKWFIVALLIGIISGTYSSIFNATALVVDWTNFRKKMKEKSK encoded by the coding sequence ATGAATATAATTGGACTTAGAAAGTGGTTTTACGGTTTGTCTCTATTAATAATTTTACCGGGTGTAGTTTCTCTTATATTATTTGGTCTCAAGCCATCAATTGACTTTACTGGCGGAACTATGATACAGATGAGACCAGAAAATCCAGTTAGCATAAGTATTCTAAGATCTGTATTAGAATCAAACAACCTTAAAGACACAATGATCCAACAATCTGGTAATTCTTTTATAATCAGGACAAAACCTTTAAGCATTGAGGAGCAAAAGGCTCTTGTTTCAAGCCTTGAATCAAAGTTAGGAAAGATTAGTTTTGACAAAATTGATATGATAGGGCCTACAGTTTCTGCTGAGCTTGTTAGACAGGCAATTATCTTGGTGTTTGTAGCAGCATTTCTAATAATAGTGTATTTGTCTTTTAGGTATAAACCTGTTTTTGCTATATGTGGTGTAATAGCCCTATTGCATGACGTACTAGTCATAACTGGGCTTTTTTCAATCTTTGGCGTTCTTTTCCATGCTGAAGTTGATTCCTTGTTTGTTACGGCCGTTTTGAGCACTATAGGTTATTCTATGCATGACTCAATAATTATTTTTGACAGGATAAGGGAAAATATGAAATTTATAAAAAAGCACAGTTTTGAGGAAATTGCCAACTTTAGCACGCTACAAACAATTTCAAGGTCAATTAATACCTCGTTTACTGTTGTGCTGGTTTTACTGTCTCTACTTATATTTGGTAGCCCTGTCATAAAGTGGTTTATAGTAGCCTTGTTGATAGGCATTATTAGCGGAACTTATTCTTCAATATTTAACGCTACGGCTCTAGTAGTAGATTGGACGAATTTCAGAAAAAAGATGAAAGAAAAATCCAAATAG
- a CDS encoding cation diffusion facilitator family transporter — protein MDEFQKKDERKIQIEKDKCFLLLKLKKEEHFAYIAAFLTFVSALIRVYAGYLTSSLAITAEGFHALTDVVLSFVAAIACIGARKPADRTHPYGHGRIEDLFVLLEALVLLTLAGFILFEAITRINKPTFKMDPISMAFYAFTLILVLLGSLFEKYGAKIFDSNVLRADSIHLMADVFVGFAVLIGLLVEEVFSLHFLDAFMSILIALWILKTSLSLGFRSISSIMETRVVEVESYLKSQCTNIPGLLSVHAIRTRKSGNGVYLDLHLVFPACFTLYQANKCAEKLVSCLKRRFENLDIVFRLDACVENGSDCNKNCKRYNEMCMLKKNLDKNNKCPLTK, from the coding sequence TTGGACGAATTTCAGAAAAAAGATGAAAGAAAAATCCAAATAGAGAAGGACAAGTGCTTTTTGCTTTTAAAATTAAAAAAAGAAGAACACTTTGCATATATAGCAGCATTTTTAACCTTTGTTAGCGCTTTAATTAGAGTATATGCAGGTTATTTAACTTCATCTCTTGCTATCACTGCGGAAGGATTTCATGCACTTACTGATGTTGTTTTAAGTTTTGTAGCAGCAATTGCTTGCATTGGGGCGAGAAAGCCTGCCGATAGGACTCATCCCTATGGTCATGGAAGAATAGAGGATCTTTTTGTATTATTAGAGGCTCTTGTTCTCCTGACTCTTGCTGGTTTTATTCTTTTTGAAGCAATTACACGAATTAATAAGCCAACATTTAAGATGGATCCCATTTCAATGGCTTTTTATGCTTTTACTCTTATTTTAGTTTTATTAGGATCCTTGTTTGAAAAATATGGTGCAAAAATTTTTGATTCAAACGTTTTAAGAGCTGATTCTATTCATCTAATGGCAGATGTATTCGTTGGTTTTGCAGTTTTAATAGGCCTCTTGGTAGAAGAAGTTTTTTCTTTGCATTTTTTGGACGCTTTCATGTCTATTTTAATTGCTCTGTGGATACTTAAAACTTCATTGTCACTGGGCTTTAGATCGATATCCTCAATAATGGAAACAAGAGTTGTAGAGGTAGAATCGTACTTAAAATCTCAGTGTACGAATATACCGGGATTACTATCAGTTCATGCAATAAGAACGAGAAAGTCTGGAAATGGAGTATATCTTGATCTACACTTAGTTTTCCCTGCATGTTTTACGCTTTATCAAGCAAACAAGTGCGCGGAGAAATTGGTGTCCTGTCTGAAAAGGAGATTCGAAAATCTTGATATAGTTTTTAGATTAGATGCATGTGTAGAAAATGGTTCTGATTGTAATAAAAATTGCAAGAGATATAACGAAATGTGTATGTTGAAAAAAAATTTAGACAAAAATAATAAGTGTCCTTTAACGAAATAA
- a CDS encoding MtnX-like HAD-IB family phosphatase yields the protein MKKIIFCDFDGTITKKDTVDEFLREFALPEWEKIELLWQKGAIGSDECLKRQIDCVEHITLEEIYNFLDLVEIDNSFVDFYYFIRDKDIDLIVLSDGFDLFIEYIFKRLELDIRFFSNSLTYKQGRLSIDFPYRDNLCQVSSGMCKCKIIEKYSNEQFIYYIGNGRSDFCPVKLADFIFSKNELTRFSFEKGYNFYNFDSFSEIKDLISYHILDNKFFYKNYKNFKSILNLL from the coding sequence ATGAAAAAGATTATATTTTGTGATTTTGACGGAACAATAACTAAAAAGGACACTGTAGACGAATTCCTGAGGGAATTTGCGTTGCCAGAGTGGGAAAAAATAGAACTTCTCTGGCAAAAAGGCGCTATTGGTTCAGATGAATGTCTCAAAAGACAAATTGATTGTGTAGAACATATTACTTTGGAAGAGATATACAATTTCCTTGATCTTGTAGAAATAGATAACAGCTTTGTAGATTTTTATTATTTTATAAGAGATAAAGATATCGATCTAATTGTTTTGAGTGATGGATTTGATTTGTTTATTGAATATATATTTAAAAGGTTAGAGTTAGATATAAGATTTTTTTCAAACTCTTTAACCTATAAACAAGGGAGATTGAGTATAGATTTTCCTTACAGGGACAATTTGTGTCAGGTTTCGTCTGGAATGTGTAAGTGCAAAATTATCGAGAAATATTCGAATGAACAATTTATATATTATATAGGCAATGGCAGATCTGATTTTTGTCCTGTAAAGTTGGCTGATTTTATATTTTCAAAGAATGAACTTACTAGATTTTCTTTTGAAAAGGGTTATAATTTTTATAATTTTGATAGCTTTTCAGAGATTAAGGACTTAATTTCTTATCATATATTAGATAATAAGTTTTTTTACAAGAATTATAAAAATTTTAAGTCTATTTTGAATTTGCTTTAG
- a CDS encoding aspartate aminotransferase family protein, whose product MTDQELYRLERDFCSFGDTVHYVKEPKIFRSAEGSFMFDSSNTPFLDLQMWYSACNFGYKNKKINDALIDQMNTLPQLTSQYLSEPKILLAKELSLAVQKRFNKKGRVHFNVGGSQAIEDALKLVRNYTGKSLMFAFMGGYHGRTLGASAITSSYRYRRRFGHFSDRAYFHPYPYCFRCFYKKTLDNCDFYCLKMFERLFETEYNSVWDPKVSECEYAAFFIEPIQGTGGYVIPPKGYFERLSKILRERKILLVDDEIQMGFYRTGKMWAAEHFGISPDIITFGKSLTNGMNPLSGLWAREELISPEAFPPGSTHSTFASNILGARAGLEVMNLIKEENFEKEVNRKGRLFLDGLEYLKKKYKTIGHVEGLGLALRIEICEEDSFTPNKALTDTILEEGLKGEIEIKGKKYGLILDVGGYYKNVFTLAPSLYITDEEINLAIELLNKLFSKVSV is encoded by the coding sequence ATGACAGATCAGGAACTTTATAGATTAGAAAGGGATTTTTGTTCCTTTGGGGATACAGTTCATTACGTAAAAGAACCTAAAATATTTCGCAGCGCTGAGGGTTCGTTTATGTTTGATTCTTCAAATACCCCTTTTTTGGATCTTCAAATGTGGTATAGTGCGTGCAATTTTGGATATAAGAACAAAAAGATTAATGATGCCTTGATAGACCAGATGAATACTCTTCCACAACTTACTTCTCAATATCTTAGTGAACCAAAAATTCTTCTGGCAAAAGAGTTATCTTTGGCTGTGCAAAAAAGGTTTAATAAGAAAGGGAGGGTTCACTTCAATGTTGGAGGGTCCCAGGCCATTGAAGATGCGCTTAAACTTGTGAGAAATTATACTGGTAAAAGCTTGATGTTTGCCTTTATGGGCGGTTATCATGGAAGAACTCTGGGAGCTTCTGCTATTACTTCTAGTTATAGATACAGAAGAAGGTTTGGACACTTTTCTGATAGAGCCTATTTTCATCCTTATCCCTACTGCTTTAGATGTTTTTATAAGAAGACTCTAGATAACTGCGATTTTTATTGCCTTAAGATGTTTGAAAGGCTTTTTGAAACCGAATACAATAGTGTCTGGGACCCAAAGGTTTCAGAGTGCGAGTATGCAGCTTTCTTCATTGAACCGATCCAGGGGACAGGTGGATACGTTATACCTCCAAAAGGCTACTTTGAAAGGCTCTCCAAAATTTTGAGAGAGAGAAAGATATTATTAGTTGACGACGAAATACAAATGGGATTTTATAGAACAGGCAAGATGTGGGCTGCAGAGCATTTTGGAATCTCTCCTGATATAATAACTTTTGGAAAATCCTTAACAAACGGGATGAACCCTCTTTCTGGACTATGGGCAAGAGAAGAGCTTATTAGTCCTGAAGCCTTTCCGCCAGGTTCTACTCACTCTACTTTTGCTTCAAATATATTGGGAGCAAGGGCTGGGCTCGAAGTTATGAATCTTATAAAGGAAGAAAATTTTGAAAAGGAGGTAAATAGGAAGGGTAGGCTCTTTCTTGATGGATTAGAGTATTTAAAAAAGAAATATAAAACAATAGGACATGTAGAGGGGCTTGGTCTTGCACTGAGAATAGAAATCTGCGAAGAGGATTCCTTCACGCCAAATAAAGCACTTACGGATACAATTCTTGAAGAAGGCTTGAAGGGTGAAATAGAGATTAAGGGCAAAAAATACGGTCTTATATTGGATGTTGGAGGATATTACAAAAATGTTTTTACGCTAGCACCTTCATTGTATATTACCGATGAAGAAATTAATCTTGCCATAGAACTTTTAAATAAGCTTTTTTCTAAAGTATCGGTTTAA
- a CDS encoding alpha/beta hydrolase, whose protein sequence is MIKDIELKSGNKRAVILFHGLTGTPFELSRFAKYLFSLKFDVFVPCLPGHCAKPSALDRVVWQDWSYFAQDKYKMISKKYNEVFISGICLGALLCLEISRRFPVRAQALLSPTLAIDGWNIPWYKFLLPLAFIPPFIWLYSYKESEPYGIKNESVRRQVLRIMQNKSSGVYESYSAIAIRELLRFSKSVKLYLKEIKTPTLVIHSTQDDLCNIKNAKDLYNKLSSKDKKFVELHDSYHMVTLDNERDMVFKECSDFFIKYSEAVDEQDY, encoded by the coding sequence TTGATTAAAGATATAGAATTAAAATCTGGGAATAAAAGAGCTGTAATTTTGTTTCATGGCTTAACAGGGACGCCATTTGAACTTTCAAGGTTTGCAAAGTATCTTTTCTCTTTAAAGTTTGATGTATTTGTCCCATGTTTGCCCGGTCATTGTGCTAAACCTTCTGCACTCGATCGCGTGGTATGGCAGGATTGGTCTTATTTTGCGCAAGATAAGTACAAAATGATATCAAAAAAGTACAATGAAGTGTTTATAAGCGGAATATGTCTTGGAGCGCTACTTTGTCTTGAAATTAGTAGAAGATTTCCAGTTAGGGCACAGGCCTTGCTCTCTCCTACCCTTGCTATAGATGGATGGAATATCCCATGGTACAAATTTTTGCTTCCCCTTGCTTTCATTCCTCCCTTTATTTGGCTTTATTCTTACAAAGAATCTGAGCCATACGGAATAAAAAATGAATCTGTTAGGCGCCAGGTCTTAAGGATTATGCAAAATAAATCATCAGGCGTATATGAGAGTTACAGCGCAATTGCAATTAGAGAACTTTTAAGATTTTCAAAAAGTGTAAAGCTTTATCTAAAAGAGATTAAAACCCCAACTCTTGTTATTCACTCCACTCAAGACGATCTTTGTAATATAAAGAACGCTAAAGACTTGTATAATAAGTTGTCATCGAAAGACAAAAAGTTTGTCGAATTGCACGATTCATATCACATGGTAACACTTGACAACGAAAGGGATATGGTGTTTAAAGAGTGTAGTGATTTTTTTATAAAATATTCAGAGGCGGTGGATGAGCAAGACTATTAA